The sequence below is a genomic window from Hippocampus zosterae strain Florida chromosome 15, ASM2543408v3, whole genome shotgun sequence.
cctgctAAGACAATCTGAGTTGATGCATATTGTGCCATGCATGAGCTCATACTGCTAAACATTGTCAAGTTTGCCAGCTAAAATAACATCCTCAAGATTTATGCATCCATTCCATAGGAGGAAAATCGGGATGTGACCAGTTATTACGACGCGGGGTGGTTGTAATACGTGTATTACAGGATGAAAACTCCAAAATGAGGCTTGCGTTGTCCGATTGTGAGCGAGTGTGCTGCCACAAGTTCAACATGTTCTCATTTTCCTCTCGGTATTTATAACTTGGTCAGCTGACCGCTCACTCGGAATGTTCCACTGCTCGGGAACGTCGCTGAAGCATTCGAAAACATGACTTTGCCGGGGCGAATAcggtagaaataaaaaaaatattagtcgATTGACTTGTAAAATATTACCTTTTGTTACACCGTCTACTTTTTATTAATAGGGTGTTAGAAAAAGGCCGGTGGGTATTTTTTCCGTGATCGCCCCGTCGCCCACAAAATGGTACGTGCCGATGTTGAAATTCCGAGAATTAAGTCGCTCCGTTTCTTAGAACTGGATTCGCAGAAGTGGAGTGGCTCGGATTTTCGAGGAAACTTTTTACaaggttagttttttttcctactctCCGGCCTTCATCGCCTTCACTCTTCCCGACACAGAAGCACAACTTTAGGCTTCCCTCCTCGGCTGACTTGCTGTTTCCTATTTCCTATATTAGACATTAACAGTGCCGCTTTTACTGCTAGTCCCTTATACCAATTTGTGACCGTTTTAAAGTGTAGATGTGTGcaagatgattttatttgttgacattttgaatggGCTTGTGCGTGGCTGAGAAAGTTGGGTTGTTGACTTTGAATTGTCGCCACATTGGCTCGCCTTTTCTTTTATGTAAGCAGTCAAACTTTTTACGACCCTGCTGTCACTAAACGTGGCGCAATCTGACCGGTCTGTCTGGTTTGAGTGTCGTTTTTACTGTCAAGTAAACGTAACAGAAGCTTGCTATGGGGATGTTTTCCTCTGGAAGCAGCATTTCGAGACAAACTAATAATGGCGCAGTCTGAACTTGAACGCAGCGTTGTTGTGTTCAGGGCCTGACTTTCTTGGCGTGGCCAAGCAACACAACGCGGCTAAAGCGAATGAATGTCCTTCACGCAACGTGATTTTTTATCTTTCAAAACTCGGGAGTTTGGCTGATTTCTGATCAGATTGGGAAGAAAGGGGGAAAGATCGAATATAAGATTGAGATAGAAGATGAAAGAGGTGGGGTTCATATGTTATGTTTATTTATCTCTGTATTATCCGATAGTATTATCGTTTTTGAAGTTCAAACACAACATACGAAGACGGCTGAGTCATTGAGCGTATGTAATAGCTTTTTATAAGGAGAGCAATTGCCCTGTAATTAAGAGACCGTGTTAAGTGAGATCAGGAGGTTacagaagttttttttctctccataatTCGCCGCCCCCTGGTGAGAGATTGCCAAGTGTCAGTTcactaagttttttttttgccacgagCTGCACTCAAAGAACGAACGTGATCATAACATCAAGTAGCAATCGACAAGATACGATGCAAATATGCAACCTGATAGCTGTGAGTAGAAGTCGAAATGATTGGAACGagttcaaattgtatttttcggAAGGGAAAACATTTTAGAACTGTGCTGAGGCCAGGGAAGGAGAAACGGCCTTCAAACAAGGAAAAACGACTGATTTTGAAAACCTAAAGGCAAAATTAAGCTTGTTATTATATGTTAGTATatagtttattattttaatattgtaGAGTAGATGTACCAcagctggctggcaaccggtccagggtgtagtCTTCTTGCCCAAATTCTGCTGGCCGTGCCCTGATTGAAGACGAgcgttgaaggaaaaaaaatggatggatggataatagcattggtatttgttgtcatttgcCATAATGAAATGCGTTTAATCAGGTATTAAgtgcaaaacataaaacaacataaacacACTGCTGTTCAAAAGTTTAGGGTCACTAAGAAATGTCCTTGTGTTTGAAAGGAAAGCagttttttaatgattaaaccATTTAATTAATAAGAATTACAGCCTAAACATTTTAATGAGGTAAAAAAATTGTATATGGGGGGCTGCTTTCCCATGATCGACTCATTGAATTATTAAAGTGGATATTTTTattactacacacacacacacacacacacacaaaaaggccaCAGATGCCATTTCGGTAgcagttattattattgtccacTTGAGGTCGCTATCCTCACTGTCCACCCTATAACAACTGAGTGTGGATGGCTTTAAAAGGTGAtgcctggcctggtgagtgatgtgggcGCCAGCAAACGAAGGTTAGAGTTGGCTGTTGTGAGCTGAGATTAGGCTGGCTGTTAAATGGTTTGCTGTGAGTCAGGACGTCAAATTATTACCAATATTTGATTAGTTGTTGCAGTGCCATCAACACTGTTTTGATGGAAAACGGTggtgcggggggcggggggggcctCACTATTAGCAGCCTTAAATTCCCATGAAATGTGAACATGATTAAAACCGCATTTCATTTTGGACACATTTCTTCCTTTTGCTTAATTTTCACAGCACGGCAATGACTGCAAATGGGTGCGTTCAATTTACGCGGCACGCAGGTGACGTCCTGCTCAACTTTAACCGCCTCCGCAGCAGAAATATTCTGACCGACGTCACCATTCAAGTGGACGGTCAGATTTTTTACGCTCACAAGGCCATCTTGGTGGCCTGCAGGTAATGCAATACAAAAATGTGACCGGACCGCAGGGAGCAATGATCCTGATTCctgtcctttcctttcctttcagcGGCTTCTTTTATTCGGTATTCATGAACCCTGAGAACACAAACCTCAATGTCATCAGTTTGGATCCCAAAATAGATGCCAAGAGTTTCTCAAACCTCCTGGACTTCATGTATACGTCTTGCCTGAACTTGACGGATAGCATGCTGGCAGGCACCATGAACACGGCGCTCTACCTCCAGATGGAGCACGTGGCTGACACCTGTCACAGGTTCATCAAGTCCAGGTAACTATCGCGGCACACACAAAATTAcaaattttttttaacggaTTTTTTTACGGATCGTAGTTTGTGGTATATTTTGGTTTAAAACTATGAATATAggcaattattaaaaaaaataaaaataaaaatagtggggTCCCTATCGTTCACGAATGGAAATCAGTGACATGGCTGGATTCTGTTTCTCCAGGCCATCTTTAAACGTACACGTTGAAGAGGTGCAGACCAGCATGTTACCACCGGCTGACCAACTCTCCCCACTGAGGCCGATCCACGTGACCGAGTTAGATGTTAAAACCAGGTACACGGCCACATCGCCCCCTCTTCAGGAGTGCAGGGGTTACAGCGTTTTTCGGGGCATCAACACCTCCGGTTCCTATCACGTGTATGGCGATCGCCACGTCCCCGCTGGCAAGTCCGTAGATTCCCAACCAACGGGCACCCCGACCAGAGCATTCTCCTTGTCCCACAAACCATTTGTGCAAGTTCCCGGCACCGACGCGCCTCACAAGGAGTCGTCGGCCATTATCGgtttccatccaactatcatTCGACCTGCCGCCCACATGGAGGAAGACGGCGTTCAGCACCCTCTCGCCGATTGCCGTCGATCGTCTCTCAGTTTTGGCAAAGGCGTGATTTGCAGCCCTCAGAGCCCCTTAAGATCCGACTGCCAACCCAACTCGCCCACCGAGTCGAGCAGCAGTCGAAACGCCACCCTGAGCCTCAAACAGCCCCCAGATTGCCACAAAGAAGCCAAAGTCCGAAACTGGAAGAAGTACAAATTCATCGTGATGAACCGAAACCCAGAGAGCAAAGAAATGGATGCTCCGAGAAGCAGTCCTGAAAGTGGATCGCCTTCGCGGAGTCCCTGCAGGAGTGGCGGAGACCAAAGGGAATCCCAAACGGAAGAAGCAGCCGCCGGTGAACACAGGGACGAAAACGCCACGACTGTTGATGGGTAAGTTACAACAAAGTACACATTTCAGTGACTCGGTGTGAACAACTATCAAAAATGAGACAGAGGTTTTATTGGAGAaaacgcaaaaacaaaaaagaaaaacagtttcaatattcattcattcatcttccgagccgcttgatcctcactagggtcgcggggggtgctggagcctatcccagctgttttcgggcagtaggcgggggacaccctgaatcggttgccagccaatcgcagggcacacagaaacaaacaaacattcgcactcacactcacacctagggacaatttagagcgtccaatcagcctgccacacatgtttttggaatgtggaaggaaaccggagcacccggggaaaacccacgcaggcccggggagaacatgcaaactccacacagggaggccggagctggaatcgaacccggtacctctgcactgtgaagcccacgtgctaaccactggactaccgggccgccagtttcAATATTAACACTGCAATTCAAAATAGGAAAATATACGAATAAAATGTCTGTCAGATATAAGTTACATAGAAATTGTCgcgaaataaatattttcaaacacCCGTTCTTAAGGATTAAATGCACTGAACTCAAGTTGGGCAGTTCTTTCATGTACTTCTAGCAGTTCAGTTGTACTTAACTTTGAACTCGACTCCATTTCGACATCCCTTGAAAAACAACCGCAGTTAAAATAAACGGCTGTGCATCAACTCGACAATAAAACATAAGTGGAACACAGTGAAACATACAGGAAAGACCATAGAAGGACGGCAATGTTCAAGACAACACAAATACGACGGAAAGACGGAAGACGGGGAAACGTGCAAATGATTTTCGAAAGCGGCCCGAGTCATGTTGAATTCATCAACGTCTGTCCTTCTCTTGCAGCCGCCACAAATGCTCCTCGTGCGGTTGCGACAGCCCCCAACAGATGGAGGCCACTCACCTCTTTCCCAACTCTTACTGCGGAGACTCAAAGTTCTCGCTGTCGAGCTGCGGTAACGATAACTCCGCCCTCCCTCCGCATCCGACGGTATTGATCGAAAACAAGGGCGCGCTGACGACGCATCTTCTGACTTACAGAGGGCTTCCCCGAAGACGATTGCCCCAAAGACCACAGAAAGAAGCCGTACAAGTGTGACTGTTGCCAGGCTGCCTTCCGCTACAAAGGCAACCTGGCCAGCCACAAGACCGTTCACACAGGTGAGATTACCGCTTACAGTCAAGGTCGTCATCACCCGCTTGCCATTCGAAGGCGccaatttgtttatttacaTCGATATATATTTTAGTTGCCGTTGTCAGACAACGAAAAGCTGTTAAAAAGAATTACGGGGAAAAACAGCGGACCACACGCAGCAAATATAAAAAGtggacacacccctgttcaaatggcaggtttttgTGGTGCTCCGCAATGAGACCAATTATTGTGACCTATCACCTGTacagctcattcattcattcatcttgcgagccgcttgatcctcactagggtcgcggggggtgctggagcctatcccagctgtcttggggcagtaggcgggggacaccctgaatcggttgccagccaatcacagggcacacagagacgaacaaccatccgcactcacactcacacctagggacaatttagagcgtccaatcagcctgccacgcatgtttttggaatgtgggaggaaaccgcccctccgtgagtcgtcaccttaccgtggtggaggggtttgtgtgtcccaatgatcctagaagctaagttgtctggggctttatgcccctggcagggtcacccatggcaaacaggttctaggtgaggggccagacaaagcacggctcaaagaccccttatgatgaacaaaatatatggaccaaggtttcccttgcccggacgcgggtcaccggggcccccctctggagccaggcctggaggtggggctcgttggcaagcgcctggtggccgggcctacacccatggggcccggccgggcacagcccgaagaggcaacgtgggtcccccttcccatgggctcaccacccatgagaggggccaaaggggtcgggtgcaatgtgagctgggcggcagccaaaggcggggaccctggcggtccgatcctcggctgcagaagctagctcttgggaaaaaatgtcacctctctggcagggaaggagcccgagctggtgtgtgaggcagagaatttccgactggatatagtcggacttgcctccacacacagcctgggttctggtaccagttctctcgagaggggttggactctcttccactctggagttgctcacggtgagaggcgcagagcaggtgtgggcatactcattgccccccggctcagtgcctgtacattggggttcacaccggtagacgagagggttgcctccctccgcctgcgggtggggggacgggtcctgactgttgtttgtgcatatgcaccaaacagcagctcagcatacccaccctttttggagtccttggagggtgtgctggagagtactcctgctggggactcccttgttctgctgggggacttcaatgctcacgtgggcaatgacagtgagacctggaggggcgtgattgggaggaacggcccccccgatctgaacccgagtggtgttttgttattggacttctgtgctcgtcacggattgtccataacgaacaccttgttcaaacataagggtgtccatatgtgcacttggcaccaggacaccctaggtcgcagttcgatgatcgactttgttgtggtatcatcggatttgcggccgcatgttctggacactcgggtgaagagaggggcggagctgtcaactgatcaccacctggtggtgagtaggctccgatggtgggggaagatgccggtccgtcctggcagacccaaacgtatagtgagggtttgttgggagcgtctggcggaatcccctgtcagaaggagtttcaactcccacctccgacagagcttttcccatgttccgggggaggcgggggacattgagcccgagtggaccgtgttccgtgcctctattgttgaggcggccaatctgagttgtggccgtaaggtggttggtgcctgtcgtggcggcaacccccgtactcgctggtggacaccagcagtaagggatgccgtcaagctgaagaaggagtcctatcgagcctttatggcctgtgggaccccagaggcagctgacgggtatcgattggccaagcgggccgcggcttcggtggtcgccgaggcaaaaacccgagcgtgggaagagttcggtgaggccatggaagccgacttccggacggctccgaggaaattctggtccaccatccgacgtctcaggagggggaagcagtgcaccactaacactgtgtacagtggggatggggcgctgctgacttcgactcgggacgttgtgaaccggtgggcagagtacttcgaagacctcctcaactccaccaacacgccttccttggaggaagcagagcccgggggctctgaggtgggctctcctatctctgtggttgaagtcaccgatgtggttaaaaagctcctcggtggcaaggccccaggggtggatgagatccgcccggagttcctcaaggctctggatgttgtggggctgtcctggttgacacgcctctgcaacatcgcgtggacaacagggagagtgcctctggattggcagaccggggtggtagtccctctttttaaaaagggggaccggagggtgtgttccaactacagagggatcacactcctcagcctccctggtaaggtctattcaggggtgctggagaggagggtccgtcaggaagtcgagcctcagattgaggaggagcagtgtggttttcgtcccggccgtggaacagtggaccagctctacacccttagcagggtccttgagggtatgtgggaattcgcccaaccagtctacatgtgttttgtggacttggagaaggcgtttgaccgtgtccctcggggagttctgtggggggtgcttcgtgggtatggggtaccgaaccccctgatacgggctgttcggtcactataccaccgatgtcagagtttggttcgcattgccggcagtaagtcggaatcgtttccagtggaggtaggactccgccaaggctgccctttgtcgccgattctgttcataacctttatggacagaatttctaggcgcagccgaagcgttgagggggtccgttttgggggcctcagtatttcatccctgctttttgcagatgatgtggtgctgttggctccttcaaacggggctctccaactctcactggagcgtttcgcagccgagtgtgaagcggttgggatgaaaatcagcacctccaaatctgaaaccatggtcct
It includes:
- the bcl6ab gene encoding BCL6A transcription repressor b isoform X2, translated to MTANGCVQFTRHAGDVLLNFNRLRSRNILTDVTIQVDGQIFYAHKAILVACSGFFYSVFMNPENTNLNVISLDPKIDAKSFSNLLDFMYTSCLNLTDSMLAGTMNTALYLQMEHVADTCHRFIKSRPSLNVHVEEVQTSMLPPADQLSPLRPIHVTELDVKTRYTATSPPLQECRGYSVFRGINTSGSYHVYGDRHVPAGKSVDSQPTGTPTRAFSLSHKPFVQVPGTDAPHKESSAIIGFHPTIIRPAAHMEEDGVQHPLADCRRSSLSFGKGVICSPQSPLRSDCQPNSPTESSSSRNATLSLKQPPDCHKEAKVRNWKKYKFIVMNRNPESKEMDAPRSSPESGSPSRSPCRSGGDQRESQTEEAAAGEHRDENATTVDGRHKCSSCGCDSPQQMEATHLFPNSYCGDSKFSLSSCEDDCPKDHRKKPYKCDCCQAAFRYKGNLASHKTVHTGAKPYCCNICGAQFNRPANLKTHTRIHSGEKPYKCDTCGSRFVQVAHLRAHVLIHTGEKPYPCEICGTHFRHLQTLKSHMRIHTGEKPYHCETCDLHFRHKSQLRLHLRQKHGAITNTKAQYRPASGSLPC
- the bcl6ab gene encoding BCL6A transcription repressor b isoform X1, coding for MTANGCVQFTRHAGDVLLNFNRLRSRNILTDVTIQVDGQIFYAHKAILVACSGFFYSVFMNPENTNLNVISLDPKIDAKSFSNLLDFMYTSCLNLTDSMLAGTMNTALYLQMEHVADTCHRFIKSRPSLNVHVEEVQTSMLPPADQLSPLRPIHVTELDVKTRYTATSPPLQECRGYSVFRGINTSGSYHVYGDRHVPAGKSVDSQPTGTPTRAFSLSHKPFVQVPGTDAPHKESSAIIGFHPTIIRPAAHMEEDGVQHPLADCRRSSLSFGKGVICSPQSPLRSDCQPNSPTESSSSRNATLSLKQPPDCHKEAKVRNWKKYKFIVMNRNPESKEMDAPRSSPESGSPSRSPCRSGGDQRESQTEEAAAGEHRDENATTVDGRHKCSSCGCDSPQQMEATHLFPNSYCGDSKFSLSSCEGFPEDDCPKDHRKKPYKCDCCQAAFRYKGNLASHKTVHTGAKPYCCNICGAQFNRPANLKTHTRIHSGEKPYKCDTCGSRFVQVAHLRAHVLIHTGEKPYPCEICGTHFRHLQTLKSHMRIHTGEKPYHCETCDLHFRHKSQLRLHLRQKHGAITNTKAQYRPASGSLPC